From Hylaeus volcanicus isolate JK05 chromosome 2, UHH_iyHylVolc1.0_haploid, whole genome shotgun sequence, the proteins below share one genomic window:
- the LOC128884783 gene encoding acyl-CoA Delta-9 desaturase-like, translated as MYSSTVTEYEEKKNDDRHVEEIVESFKLSKGRALTETPIIWENAIGMAALHVLAIYGFVQGYRDAKFWTWMWHIGIDLFIGYGITAGAHRLWAHRCYSAKLPLRLILAFAFCMSAQKRPYSWIRDHRTHHKYTETPADPHNANRGFFFSHIGWLLVKRHPAVKEYGSKVDMSDIRADPVLEFCDKYFEIIMVTSAVVLPVVVPVYGWGETWFISIFANILRYIVALHLTFLVNSFAHMWGNRPYNSELRPTENAIVSFFALGEGWHNYHHAFPWDYKAAELGAYGLNTTTGFIDLMARLGLAYDLKTPEKELVDRVSLKKGDGTDSYWGHSRHRNVTPTAPVY; from the exons ATGTACAGCTCCACGGTGACCGAGTACGAGGAGAAGAAGAACGACGATCGGCACGTAGAAGAGATCGTGGAATCGTTTAAGCTGTCGAAAGGGCGAGCCTTGACCGAGACACCGATAATATGGGAAAATGCGATTGGTATGGCAGCCCTTCATGTCCTGGCCATTTACGGTTTCGTACAGGGTTATCGAGATGCCAAGTTCTGGACGTGGATGTGGC ACATCGGCATCGACTTATTCATTGGCTACGGAATAACAGCAGGGGCTCATCGATTATGGGCGCACAGATGTTACTCGGCCAAGCTTCCCCTGCGACTCATCCTAGCCTTTGCCTTTTGCATGTCTGCCCAG AAACGTCCCTACAGCTGGATAAGAGACCATAGAACCCACCACAAGTACACGGAGACGCCAGCGGACCCGCACAACGCGAACCGTGGATTTTTCTTCTCCCACATCGGTTGGCTGTTGGTTAAACGACACCCCGCCGTGAAAGAATACGGCAGTAAAGTCGACATGAGCGATATCCGCGCGGATCCTGTATTGGAATTCTGTGACAA GTACTTCGAGATCATCATGGTGACCTCCGCCGTCGTCCTGCCAGTAGTGGTGCCGGTTTACGGATGGGGTGAAACGTGGTTCATAAGCATATTCGCTAATATACTTCGGTACATCGTTGCCCTGCACCTCACTTTTCTGGTGAACAGTTTCGCTCACATGTGGGGAAATCGACCGTACAACAG CGAACTCAGGCCTACGGAGAACGCGATCGTGTCTTTCTTCGCTCTGGGCGAAGGCTGGCACAATTACCATCACGCTTTCCCGTGGGATTACAAGGCTGCGGAATTGGGAGCATACGGTCTGAATACCACCACCGGTTTTATAGACCTAATGGCGCGCTTAGGTTTGGCCTACGATCTCAAAACACCGGAGAAAGAGCTGGTCGATCGAGTCAGTCTGAAGAAAGGGGATGGCACCGACAGCTATTGGGGCCATTCAAGACATCGAAATGTAACCCCTACGGCTCCTGTCTATTAA